One window of Nostoc sp. C052 genomic DNA carries:
- a CDS encoding sterol desaturase family protein: MSCSIKKDIELSVLSAVVFAICGAFMISEYSLGATLLYSDLYKYGLWYLVVSFIAVLVLQDTYFYFIHRIFHQPRIFKWMHYGHHRSGEPTPWSSSAFDFPEAIVQGLFFVGVSFIVPLHFITLVAALIAMTAWAVLTHLGFEVFPSSSKTYWIGKWLIGSRHHSIHHRKYKVHYGLYFTFWDKLLGTEDPNYENETHTMEF; the protein is encoded by the coding sequence ATGAGTTGTTCTATTAAAAAAGATATTGAATTATCAGTACTCTCCGCAGTAGTTTTTGCTATTTGTGGAGCGTTTATGATCTCAGAGTATAGTTTGGGAGCAACGCTGTTATATAGTGATTTATACAAGTACGGACTGTGGTATTTAGTAGTTAGCTTTATTGCAGTACTCGTTCTTCAGGATACTTACTTTTATTTCATCCATCGGATATTTCACCAGCCTCGAATTTTCAAATGGATGCATTATGGACACCACCGTTCGGGAGAACCAACACCTTGGAGTTCTTCTGCATTCGACTTCCCAGAGGCGATTGTACAAGGACTTTTCTTTGTCGGTGTAAGTTTCATAGTTCCACTGCATTTCATCACCTTAGTTGCAGCACTGATAGCTATGACAGCATGGGCAGTACTTACCCATCTTGGATTTGAAGTATTTCCTTCTTCATCTAAGACTTACTGGATTGGAAAATGGCTGATTGGTTCTAGGCATCATTCAATACATCATCGTAAATATAAAGTGCATTACGGTTTATATTTTACCTTCTGGGACAAACTGCTAGGTACTGAAGATCCTAATTATGAAAATGAAACCCACACAATGGAGTTTTAA
- the crtR gene encoding beta-carotene hydroxylase has protein sequence MTSLDPNFFDIPDKSLIIIDPAVDDYKKLNGNNSEVIFKDVVDTEVRTVTSEAHKLLKAPPKELLAPPGDFNPTLLLFLASVTVLVLSNCGYWLWQWPDWLCFSFNTIALHCSGTVIHDACHQSAHRNRVINAILGHGSALMLGFVFPVFTRVHLQHHAHVNHPKDDPDHFVSTGGPLWLIAFRFLSHEVFFFQRRLWRKYELWEWFISRLIVVAIVYISVQYHFLMYVLNFWVVPSGIVGLILGLFFDYLPHRPFVERDRWKNARVYPSPILNILILGQNYHLIHHLWTCIPWYKYQSTYYLMKPLLDEKGCYQTSGLLQKKDFLEFIYDIFVGIRFTHKKTKNQDE, from the coding sequence ATGACCTCTTTAGATCCTAATTTTTTTGACATCCCGGACAAAAGCCTAATCATCATCGACCCAGCCGTTGATGACTATAAAAAGCTAAATGGCAATAACTCGGAAGTCATTTTTAAAGACGTAGTAGATACAGAAGTCAGAACGGTAACTTCAGAAGCGCATAAGCTGCTGAAAGCTCCACCGAAGGAATTGTTAGCGCCTCCTGGTGATTTTAATCCGACGCTACTACTGTTTTTGGCATCTGTGACAGTGTTGGTGTTATCTAATTGTGGTTACTGGCTTTGGCAATGGCCAGACTGGTTGTGCTTTAGTTTTAACACGATTGCCTTACATTGTTCTGGGACAGTAATTCATGATGCTTGTCACCAATCTGCCCATCGCAATCGAGTAATTAATGCCATTCTAGGGCATGGTAGCGCCCTGATGCTTGGGTTTGTTTTCCCCGTGTTTACGCGAGTACATTTGCAGCATCATGCTCATGTCAATCATCCGAAAGATGACCCAGATCATTTTGTTTCTACAGGTGGCCCGCTGTGGCTAATTGCATTTCGATTTTTGTCCCATGAGGTGTTTTTCTTCCAACGGCGACTGTGGCGCAAATATGAGCTATGGGAATGGTTTATTAGCCGCTTAATTGTTGTTGCAATTGTTTATATCTCAGTTCAATATCATTTTTTAATGTACGTTCTCAACTTTTGGGTTGTGCCTTCTGGGATAGTGGGATTAATACTAGGTTTATTTTTTGATTATTTGCCCCATCGTCCTTTTGTTGAACGCGATCGCTGGAAAAATGCCCGCGTCTACCCTAGCCCAATTCTTAATATCCTAATTTTAGGACAAAACTATCATTTGATCCATCATTTATGGACTTGTATTCCCTGGTACAAATATCAGTCTACATACTATTTGATGAAACCTCTGTTAGATGAAAAAGGCTGTTATCAAACTTCAGGCTTACTACAAAAAAAAGACTTTTTAGAGTTTATTTACGATATTTTTGTAGGAATTCGGTTTACTCATAAAAAAACTAAAAATCAAGATGAATAG
- a CDS encoding lysozyme inhibitor LprI family protein: MRCLSLLLVNILAFSSLHTPSVTTASTTSNLPKMQLAQKLNCNNAQTQAVINECAKLSYQNADKKLNQVYQQLVSTLERSRKQKLIAAQQAWIKFRDNNCEFETSKYEGGSISPTIYFGCLENITKQRTQQLREYLKPDA, from the coding sequence ATGCGTTGTTTATCCCTCTTGCTAGTAAATATACTAGCTTTTAGCAGCTTACATACTCCTAGTGTTACAACAGCAAGCACAACATCGAATTTACCAAAAATGCAGTTAGCTCAAAAGCTAAACTGCAATAATGCTCAAACTCAAGCAGTAATTAATGAATGCGCGAAGTTATCTTATCAGAATGCAGATAAAAAACTGAATCAAGTTTATCAACAATTGGTATCTACATTAGAAAGGTCTAGAAAACAAAAATTGATTGCTGCACAGCAAGCATGGATTAAGTTTCGAGATAACAATTGTGAGTTTGAGACAAGTAAATATGAGGGCGGAAGTATTTCCCCCACAATTTATTTTGGTTGTCTAGAAAATATCACAAAACAGCGTACTCAACAATTACGAGAATATCTCAAACCTGACGCTTAA
- a CDS encoding response regulator transcription factor, producing MRILLVEDDLRLAETLAEALTDQRYTVDVVTDGEAGWNQAKMLDYDLLLLDVMLPELDGISLCHRLRSHSYSMPVLMLTARDTVSDKITGLDAGADDYVVKPVDLQELFARIRALLRRGNVSSPPILEWGNLHLNPSTYEVSYGKNMLHLTPKEYGILELLLRNGRRVLSRSVIIEHIWSLDSPPEEHAVKVHLRSLRQKLKAAGAFEDFIETVHGIGYRLKQLDQL from the coding sequence ATGCGAATTCTTTTAGTTGAAGATGATTTACGCCTTGCCGAAACTTTAGCAGAAGCCTTGACAGATCAACGTTATACGGTTGATGTGGTGACAGATGGTGAGGCAGGATGGAATCAAGCCAAAATGCTGGATTATGATTTACTGCTGCTGGATGTGATGTTGCCAGAACTCGATGGAATTAGTTTATGTCATCGGTTGCGATCGCACAGCTATAGTATGCCTGTTCTCATGCTCACTGCTCGTGATACCGTTAGCGATAAAATCACTGGACTCGACGCCGGAGCCGATGATTATGTAGTGAAACCCGTGGATTTACAAGAACTATTTGCCCGAATTCGCGCCTTGCTTCGTCGGGGTAATGTTTCATCACCGCCGATTTTGGAATGGGGCAATCTGCACCTCAACCCAAGCACTTATGAAGTGAGCTATGGAAAAAATATGCTACATTTAACCCCAAAAGAGTACGGAATCTTAGAGTTATTACTGCGAAATGGTCGTCGTGTTCTTAGTCGCAGCGTGATTATTGAACATATTTGGTCATTAGATTCTCCTCCAGAAGAACATGCTGTGAAGGTTCATCTGAGAAGCCTACGTCAAAAGCTCAAAGCAGCCGGAGCTTTTGAAGATTTTATTGAAACAGTTCACGGTATAGGCTACCGTCTCAAGCAACTCGACCAATTATAG
- a CDS encoding Uma2 family endonuclease yields MSVAKPASLTLDEFLQLPETKPASIYIDGEIIQKPMPKTRHSRLQAKLINGINEVTEKRQIAYAFPELRCTFGSRSIVPDVAVIRWQQIEFDENGEPVDDVLIAPNWTIEILSPDQSSNRVTSNILYCLKYGCQLGWLIDPDDRSVLIFKPHQQPEFCHKEDRLTVLDGVDLELTVEQLFSWLKMKAE; encoded by the coding sequence ATGAGTGTTGCAAAACCTGCATCTCTAACCCTAGATGAGTTTCTCCAGTTACCAGAAACCAAACCTGCAAGTATTTATATTGATGGTGAAATTATCCAGAAACCAATGCCGAAAACGCGCCACTCTCGCCTTCAAGCTAAATTGATTAATGGGATTAATGAAGTCACAGAGAAAAGACAAATTGCTTATGCTTTTCCAGAGTTGCGTTGTACTTTTGGTAGTCGGTCAATTGTTCCAGATGTAGCGGTTATTCGTTGGCAACAAATTGAGTTTGACGAGAACGGAGAACCTGTAGATGATGTGCTAATTGCTCCAAACTGGACAATTGAAATTCTTTCTCCCGATCAGAGTTCTAATCGAGTTACAAGCAATATTTTATACTGCCTAAAATATGGTTGTCAGCTTGGATGGTTAATTGATCCTGATGACCGCTCAGTTCTCATATTTAAACCACATCAACAACCAGAATTTTGTCATAAAGAAGATAGATTGACTGTTCTAGATGGAGTTGATTTAGAGTTGACAGTAGAACAGTTATTTAGCTGGTTAAAGATGAAAGCAGAGTGA
- a CDS encoding PAS domain S-box protein, producing the protein MLIPDFSIINFTPIGIGFSIITLGVIYYFLKLEVTRRQRVEAILRQQTERERLVSQIAHHIRKSLELEEVLTTTVAEVREFLQADRVLIYRLWENGTGSAMTETVLPEYTKILGETFPPEVFPKEYHQAYSLGKTRAIANVDQADVEPCLAEFVKQFGVKAKLVVPILQENRQGDKQQDSKTPASTPYLWGLLIAHQCDRTRVWESWEIELMKQLATQVAIAIQQSELYKQLQTLNAELEHRVQLRTQELATANVSLRAEIAERQRTQAALQALITASPRAIFTLDLAGNVKIWNPAAERMFGWTEAEVIDHPNPIFLDRQLEEYNTLQESILQGTTYTRVELHLSKKDGTAIDIVFSAAPLHDSDDSINGMVAVIADITHQKKQEEQVRLLQSVVVNTNDGVVITEAQPIGKPGPHIIYVNEAFTRITGYSPEEVLGKTPRILQGAKTSRVELDKVWNALSHWESVTVQVINYRKDGSEFWNEFSIVPVADQTGSYTHWIAVQRDITGRKRLDEIRMALERERELSVLKTRFFSMASHEFRTPLSTALAAAQLLENCQDEWDNSSKRLRNLQRIQLSVKNMVQMLDDILTINRAETGKLEFNPKLINLEEFCAYFVEEMRLSTDERHTLSFACQGKAVYAWVDERLLRSILSNLLLNAIKYSPEGGNVNLSLEFKLDTVILQVQDQGIGIPIADQKHLFQPFHRGKNVRSIPGTGLGLVVVKKCVDLHQGHINITTEVGIGTTCAVILPLEGKS; encoded by the coding sequence ATGCTCATACCCGATTTTAGTATTATAAATTTCACCCCTATCGGTATTGGCTTTAGCATTATTACCTTGGGAGTAATTTACTATTTTCTCAAGCTAGAAGTAACTAGGCGGCAACGGGTAGAAGCGATCCTGCGACAACAAACTGAGCGGGAGCGACTAGTAAGCCAGATTGCTCACCATATCCGTAAATCTTTGGAGTTAGAGGAGGTTCTTACTACCACTGTTGCAGAAGTACGTGAGTTTCTCCAAGCGGATAGGGTGTTAATTTATCGCCTCTGGGAAAATGGTACGGGTAGCGCTATGACTGAAACAGTTCTACCTGAATATACAAAAATTTTGGGAGAAACCTTTCCGCCCGAAGTGTTCCCTAAAGAGTATCATCAAGCCTATTCATTGGGAAAAACCCGCGCGATCGCAAATGTCGATCAAGCTGATGTCGAACCATGTCTAGCAGAGTTTGTGAAACAGTTTGGTGTCAAAGCTAAGTTGGTAGTGCCAATTTTACAAGAGAATCGGCAAGGGGATAAACAACAAGACAGCAAAACACCTGCTTCTACCCCTTATCTTTGGGGCTTATTGATTGCTCATCAGTGCGATCGCACTCGTGTATGGGAATCTTGGGAAATTGAGTTAATGAAGCAACTTGCTACCCAAGTAGCGATCGCCATCCAACAATCGGAACTTTACAAACAGCTACAAACACTCAACGCCGAACTAGAACACCGCGTTCAGCTGCGGACTCAAGAGTTAGCTACAGCCAATGTCTCTCTCCGAGCCGAAATTGCTGAACGCCAGCGCACCCAAGCCGCGTTGCAAGCTTTGATTACTGCCTCTCCTCGCGCCATTTTCACACTTGATTTAGCAGGCAACGTAAAAATCTGGAATCCTGCTGCTGAACGGATGTTTGGCTGGACAGAGGCAGAGGTAATTGACCATCCTAACCCCATTTTTTTAGATCGCCAATTAGAAGAATACAACACTCTTCAAGAAAGTATCTTACAAGGAACAACTTATACCAGAGTGGAATTGCATCTTTCTAAAAAAGATGGCACTGCGATCGATATAGTTTTTTCCGCCGCTCCATTGCATGATAGCGACGATAGTATCAACGGTATGGTAGCAGTGATTGCCGATATTACACACCAAAAGAAGCAAGAAGAACAGGTGCGGCTGTTGCAATCTGTAGTTGTAAATACTAATGATGGTGTAGTTATTACTGAAGCACAACCAATTGGCAAACCTGGGCCGCATATTATTTACGTTAATGAAGCATTCACCAGAATCACAGGTTACAGCCCGGAAGAAGTTTTGGGTAAAACGCCGCGTATTCTTCAAGGAGCAAAAACAAGTCGGGTTGAACTGGATAAAGTCTGGAATGCTCTATCTCATTGGGAATCAGTCACAGTTCAGGTAATTAACTACCGTAAAGATGGCTCGGAATTTTGGAATGAATTCAGCATCGTTCCCGTAGCCGATCAAACTGGCAGTTATACCCACTGGATAGCAGTACAACGTGACATTACCGGACGCAAAAGGCTAGATGAAATTCGGATGGCACTAGAGCGAGAAAGGGAACTCAGCGTCCTGAAAACACGCTTTTTCTCAATGGCATCTCATGAATTTCGTACTCCTCTGAGTACTGCTTTAGCAGCAGCGCAATTGCTAGAGAATTGTCAAGATGAATGGGATAACTCTTCTAAGCGACTGAGGAACTTACAGCGGATTCAACTTTCCGTCAAAAATATGGTTCAGATGTTAGACGATATTTTGACTATCAATCGAGCCGAAACCGGAAAACTAGAATTTAATCCCAAACTCATAAATTTAGAAGAATTCTGCGCTTATTTTGTCGAAGAAATGCGTCTAAGCACAGATGAAAGGCACACATTGAGTTTTGCTTGCCAAGGAAAAGCTGTTTATGCTTGGGTAGATGAAAGGTTATTGCGTTCCATTCTGTCTAATTTGCTGCTAAATGCGATTAAATATTCTCCTGAAGGAGGGAATGTTAATCTGAGTCTGGAGTTTAAATTAGATACGGTGATTCTCCAAGTTCAAGATCAAGGTATTGGGATTCCCATAGCAGATCAAAAGCACCTGTTTCAGCCGTTTCATCGTGGCAAAAACGTCAGAAGCATTCCTGGTACAGGATTAGGCTTGGTAGTAGTGAAAAAGTGTGTAGACTTACACCAAGGTCATATTAACATCACCACAGAAGTAGGAATTGGTACGACTTGTGCGGTAATACTGCCATTAGAAGGTAAGTCTTAA
- a CDS encoding alanine-zipper protein codes for MKVFSTADWLILQNRYNNANASANNANATANNANATANNANATANNANATANNANATANNANASANNANGLLALKKTLCFYLKLYLRLTF; via the coding sequence ATGAAAGTTTTCAGTACGGCTGATTGGCTGATTCTTCAAAATAGGTATAACAATGCTAATGCGTCGGCTAACAATGCCAATGCGACAGCTAACAATGCCAATGCGACAGCTAACAATGCCAATGCGACAGCTAACAATGCCAATGCGACAGCTAACAATGCCAATGCGACAGCTAACAATGCCAATGCGTCGGCTAACAATGCTAATGGTCTCCTTGCATTAAAAAAAACGCTATGCTTTTACCTAAAACTTTACTTAAGACTTACCTTCTAA
- a CDS encoding serine/threonine-protein kinase: MSQSHITRPEIAAGTLIDNRYIIQKLLGQGGLGRTYLAFDTRRFNEACVLKEFAPIGTGESGLEQYRNLFKREAKILHQLQHPQIPKFLACFEGDGRLFLVQEYVDGKTYSRLLGELQRQGRNFAEDEVIQWLKNLLPVLEYVHQHNIIHRDISPDNIMLPDGNNLPVLIDFGVGKQITDINEGRSSNQQVTFVGKMSLVGKVGYAPREQISLGLCSPSSDLYALGVTAIVLLTGRDPSLLMDQYSLEWNWRYYTYVTDEFAQILDRMLADRPNKRYQTAREVIIDLQRIEELQVAASPPIMVDDLPPTVFNPEFQAMSGISQSSNQTEETIFSSPTNPQTGRIEQQQPSLQPAFVKHCQQQLAYHIGPMANLIIEEILAQNPDISPDQFIELLAREIPSFQAAFEFKKSLFS, translated from the coding sequence ATGTCACAGTCTCATATCACAAGGCCAGAAATAGCTGCTGGAACTCTAATCGATAACCGCTATATTATCCAAAAACTTCTCGGACAGGGAGGATTGGGGCGAACTTACTTGGCCTTTGACACTCGTCGTTTTAATGAAGCTTGTGTTCTCAAAGAATTTGCACCCATTGGCACAGGGGAAAGTGGACTGGAACAATATCGCAACTTATTTAAAAGAGAAGCAAAAATTCTTCATCAATTGCAACATCCTCAAATTCCCAAGTTTTTGGCTTGCTTTGAAGGAGATGGTAGGCTTTTTCTAGTGCAAGAGTATGTCGATGGTAAAACATATTCTAGACTGCTAGGAGAACTTCAACGTCAAGGAAGAAATTTTGCTGAAGACGAAGTTATACAGTGGCTAAAGAATCTGCTGCCTGTTTTGGAATATGTCCACCAACACAACATTATCCATCGAGATATTTCTCCTGACAACATCATGTTACCCGATGGCAATAATTTGCCAGTGCTGATTGATTTTGGTGTAGGTAAACAAATTACTGATATAAACGAGGGAAGAAGTTCAAACCAACAGGTAACATTTGTTGGCAAAATGTCCCTCGTCGGGAAAGTGGGATATGCTCCCCGCGAACAGATTAGCCTGGGTTTATGTTCACCCTCCAGTGACCTTTATGCTTTGGGTGTGACTGCTATTGTACTACTCACAGGTAGAGATCCATCTTTACTAATGGATCAATACTCCTTGGAGTGGAACTGGCGTTATTATACCTATGTTACTGATGAATTCGCTCAAATACTTGATCGCATGTTGGCAGATAGACCTAACAAGCGATACCAAACAGCCAGAGAAGTTATTATCGATTTACAGCGTATTGAAGAACTACAAGTAGCAGCATCTCCTCCAATCATGGTTGACGATTTGCCTCCCACAGTATTTAACCCTGAATTCCAGGCGATGTCGGGTATATCGCAATCATCTAACCAAACTGAAGAAACAATTTTTAGTTCACCTACTAATCCACAAACTGGGCGAATTGAACAACAACAACCTTCACTACAGCCAGCATTTGTTAAACACTGTCAGCAACAGCTAGCTTATCACATTGGCCCAATGGCAAATCTGATTATAGAAGAAATATTAGCTCAAAATCCTGATATTTCACCTGACCAATTTATTGAACTCTTAGCTAGGGAAATTCCTAGCTTTCAAGCAGCTTTTGAATTCAAAAAAAGCTTGTTCTCATAG
- a CDS encoding DUF3365 domain-containing protein → MLKNLNLKQKFTILLLVILTFGLSLTGFALSSLLRENAKQDISSTGLMLIQTMSSVRKYTSTQVNPELVDKLATEFLPQTVPGYSAREVFEILRKTTEYRDFFYKEATLNPTNLRDKADGFETEIVERFRNKSDLKEVSGFRSIPGGDIFYIARPLEVSEESCLKCHSVPEAAPQSMITLYGAANGFGWKLHEIVGAQIISVPANNVISKANQSSLLIILIVSAIFIVTILLVNLFLNRQVVMPLKRMTRIAEEVSTGHMEVEFEQMSNDEIGNLAKAFKRMQLSLEMAMKRIKRTQGSTGE, encoded by the coding sequence ATGCTAAAGAATCTAAATCTGAAACAAAAATTTACAATTTTGCTGCTGGTAATTCTGACATTCGGTCTGAGCTTGACTGGGTTTGCTCTTTCCTCCCTGCTCCGAGAAAATGCTAAACAAGATATTAGCTCAACTGGTCTCATGCTCATCCAAACAATGAGTTCTGTTCGCAAATACACCAGCACTCAAGTGAATCCAGAGCTAGTTGATAAATTGGCTACTGAATTTTTGCCGCAAACCGTGCCTGGATACTCAGCACGGGAGGTATTTGAAATTTTACGAAAAACAACAGAATACCGTGATTTCTTTTACAAAGAAGCAACTCTCAATCCGACAAATCTTCGAGATAAGGCTGATGGTTTTGAAACGGAAATTGTAGAAAGGTTCAGAAATAAATCAGACCTTAAAGAAGTAAGTGGATTTCGCTCAATTCCTGGTGGGGATATCTTTTATATTGCTCGTCCCTTAGAAGTTTCTGAAGAAAGCTGTCTGAAGTGTCATAGTGTGCCCGAAGCTGCACCTCAAAGTATGATTACTCTTTATGGCGCAGCTAATGGATTTGGGTGGAAGCTTCATGAGATTGTTGGCGCTCAGATTATATCAGTACCGGCGAATAATGTCATCAGTAAAGCCAATCAGTCTTCTTTACTAATTATTTTGATTGTATCAGCTATATTTATCGTGACTATCTTGTTAGTCAACCTGTTCTTGAATCGACAAGTTGTGATGCCTCTCAAACGTATGACTCGCATAGCTGAGGAAGTCAGTACGGGACACATGGAAGTTGAATTTGAGCAGATGTCTAATGACGAAATTGGTAATTTAGCTAAAGCCTTTAAACGGATGCAGTTAAGTTTAGAAATGGCAATGAAAAGAATCAAACGTACTCAGGGAAGTACAGGGGAATAA
- a CDS encoding serine/threonine-protein kinase: MVWNAGKSLFGGRYIIESQLGEGGIGITYLARNQRNQQRVIKTLKEEILNHPAWILHRNKLRQDFRDEAVRLAVCHHPHIVQIETIFDEGNFPCMVMDYIEGEDLGQRLKRIGVLSEAEALLYIRQIGSALTLIHSKGLLHRDLKPRNIMIRIDKPEAVLIDFGIAREFIPNVIQRHTVYRTPGFAPPEQYEAEAPRGEYIDIYALAATLYNLLTAVVPTSADDRRHNINLEPPQYFNSNISNRVNQAILCGMDLESTYRPQSVQEWLDLLGPDAGEDITEIPSTLIVAPRQQLPPPVVLDRQKWQCVQTLKGHSSMVHAIAISPDGQFIASGSNDKTIKLWQVATGKLVRQLGRWSSSHSSMVHSVAFSPISANFSYQGDSGKSTGVTDLSRGILASGSWDNTIKLWDINTGKEIRTLTGHANWVNSVAFSPDGKFLASGSADCTIKLWQVGTGIEIQTLTGHSDAVSSVAYCPRTPATNSQDKQLVASGSNDYTIKLWQGYTPRNIYTLTGHSFFVNCIAFSKDGEIIASGSGDNTIKLWHVNTGREIRTLIGHSDSIWSVAFSQDGQFLASGSWDKTIKLWHIHSGREISTLTGHSSYVRCVTFSPDGQTLVSGGDDDTIKIWRRG; this comes from the coding sequence ATGGTGTGGAATGCAGGAAAGTCTTTATTCGGGGGACGCTACATTATCGAAAGCCAACTAGGTGAAGGCGGAATTGGCATCACTTATCTTGCCAGAAATCAACGGAATCAACAGCGAGTGATTAAAACCCTCAAAGAAGAAATCCTGAATCACCCCGCCTGGATACTCCACCGAAACAAGTTACGGCAAGACTTTCGTGATGAAGCAGTTCGGCTGGCTGTGTGCCACCATCCTCATATAGTACAGATAGAAACCATCTTTGATGAGGGAAATTTCCCTTGCATGGTGATGGATTATATCGAAGGCGAAGATTTGGGACAGCGTTTGAAGCGAATAGGGGTGCTATCAGAAGCAGAAGCACTGCTGTATATCCGACAAATTGGCAGCGCTTTGACCCTAATTCATTCTAAAGGACTGCTGCATCGGGATCTCAAACCACGCAATATAATGATCCGCATTGATAAACCAGAAGCAGTGCTGATAGACTTTGGCATTGCTAGAGAATTTATTCCTAATGTAATTCAAAGGCATACTGTATATCGCACTCCTGGTTTTGCCCCTCCTGAGCAGTATGAAGCAGAAGCGCCACGAGGAGAATATATTGATATATATGCCCTAGCCGCTACTTTGTATAATTTACTTACCGCAGTTGTACCAACAAGTGCAGATGATCGGCGTCATAATATTAATTTAGAACCACCACAATATTTTAATTCCAACATCAGCAACAGGGTAAATCAGGCTATTCTGTGCGGCATGGATTTGGAGTCAACCTACCGTCCCCAATCTGTGCAGGAATGGTTGGATTTATTGGGCCCTGATGCTGGGGAAGATATAACAGAAATACCTTCTACCTTAATTGTTGCACCTAGACAGCAACTACCTCCACCTGTTGTATTAGACCGACAGAAGTGGCAATGTGTGCAGACCCTTAAAGGTCATTCTAGTATGGTTCATGCGATCGCCATTAGCCCAGATGGCCAATTTATTGCTAGTGGCAGTAATGACAAGACTATCAAACTTTGGCAAGTAGCTACTGGAAAGCTAGTGCGTCAATTGGGTCGTTGGTCTTCTAGTCATTCCAGTATGGTTCATTCCGTTGCTTTTAGCCCAATTTCTGCAAACTTTTCTTATCAAGGAGATTCCGGCAAATCTACGGGAGTTACAGACCTAAGCCGGGGAATCTTAGCTAGCGGTAGTTGGGATAACACCATCAAATTATGGGATATCAACACAGGCAAAGAAATTCGTACTCTTACTGGTCATGCCAACTGGGTGAATTCTGTTGCCTTTAGTCCAGATGGCAAGTTTCTGGCTAGTGGCAGTGCTGACTGCACAATCAAACTGTGGCAAGTGGGTACTGGCATAGAAATCCAAACTCTCACAGGTCATTCCGACGCAGTTTCATCAGTGGCTTACTGTCCGAGAACGCCTGCAACCAATAGCCAGGATAAACAGCTAGTGGCTAGTGGCAGTAATGATTACACAATTAAACTGTGGCAAGGATACACCCCCAGAAATATTTATACACTCACAGGTCATTCCTTCTTTGTCAACTGTATCGCCTTTAGCAAGGATGGGGAAATTATCGCTAGTGGCAGTGGTGACAACACAATTAAACTGTGGCATGTAAATACAGGCAGAGAAATTCGTACTCTCATTGGTCATTCTGATTCCATTTGGTCAGTCGCCTTTAGCCAGGATGGACAATTTCTCGCTAGTGGTAGTTGGGACAAAACTATCAAACTGTGGCATATACACAGTGGCAGAGAAATCAGCACACTGACAGGGCATTCCAGCTATGTGAGATGTGTTACCTTTAGTCCTGATGGCCAAACCCTAGTTAGCGGTGGTGATGACGACACGATCAAAATTTGGCGGAGAGGGTAG